The following proteins come from a genomic window of Mustela lutreola isolate mMusLut2 chromosome 6, mMusLut2.pri, whole genome shotgun sequence:
- the LOC131834438 gene encoding dnaJ homolog subfamily A member 1-like produces the protein MVKETTYYDVLGVKPNATQEELKKAYRKLALKYHPDKNPNEGEKFKQISQAYEVLSDVKKRELYDKGGEQAIKEGGAGGGFGSPMDIFDMFFGGGGRMQRERRGKNVVHQLSVTLEDLYNGATRKLALQKNVICDKCEGRGGKKGAVECCPNCRGTGMQIRIHQIGPGMVQQIQSVCMECQGHGERISPKDRCKSCNGRKIVREKKILEVHIDKGMKNGQKITFHGEGDQEPGLEPGDIIIVLDQKDHAVFTRQGEDLFMCMDIQLVEALCGFQKPISTLDNRTIVITSHPGQIVKHGDIKCVLNEGMPIYRRPYEKGRLIIEFKVNFPENGFLSPDKLSLLEKLLPERKEVEETDEMDQVELVDFDPNQERRRHYNGEAYEDDEHHPRGGVQCQTS, from the coding sequence ATGGTGAAAGAAACCACTTATTATGATGTTTTGGGGGTCAAACCCAATGCCAcccaagaagaactgaaaaaggcCTACAGGAAACTGGCTTTGAAGTACCACCCTGATAAGAATCCAAATGAAGGAGAGAAGTTTAAACAGATTTCTCAAGCTTATGAAGTACTCTCTGatgtaaagaaaagggaattatATGACAAAGGAGGTGAACAGGCAATTAAAGAAGGTGGAGCTGGTGGTGGTTTTGGCTCCCCCATGGACATCTTTGATATGTtttttggaggaggaggaagaatgcagagagaaaggagaggtaaAAATGTTGTGCATCAGCTCTCAGTAACCTTAGAAGATTTATATAATGGTGCAACAAGAAAACTAGCTCTGCAAAAGAATGTGATTTGCGATAAATGTGAAGGCCGAGGTGGTAAGAAAGGAGCAGTTGAGTGTTGTCCCAATTGCCGAGGTACTGGAATGCAAATAAGAATTCATCAGATAGGACCTGGAATGGTTCAGCAAATTCAgtctgtgtgcatggagtgccaggGCCATGGGGAACGGATCAGTCCTAAAGATAGATGTAAAAGCTGCAATGGAAGGAAGATAGTTCGAGAGAAGAAGATTCTAGAAGTTCATATTGACAAAGGCATGAAAAATGGCCAGAAGATAACATTCCATGGTGAGGGAGACCAAGAACCAGGACTGGAACCAGGAGATATTATCATTGTTTTAGATCAGAAGGATCATGCTGTTTTTACTCGGCAAGGAGAAGACCTTTTCATGTGTATGGACATACAGCTAGTTGAAGCACTGTGCGGTTTTCAAAAGCCAATATCTACTCTTGACAACCGAACCATTGTCATCACCTCTCATCCAGGTCAAATTGTCAAGCATGGAGATATCAAGTGTGTGCTAAATGAAGGCATGCCAATTTATCGTAGGCCATATGAAAAGGGTCGCCTCATCATCGAATTTAAGGTAAATTTTCCTGAGAATGGCTTTCTGTCTCCTGATAAACTCTCTTTGCTGGAAAAACTCCTACCTGAGAGGAAGGAAGTCGAAGAGACTGATGAAATGGACCAGGTAGAACTGGTGGACTTTGATCCAAATCAGGAAAGACGGCGCCATTACAATGGGGAAGCATATGAGGATGATGAACATCATCCCAGGGGTGGTGTTCAGTGTCAGACCTCTTAA